From Pelmatolapia mariae isolate MD_Pm_ZW linkage group LG22, Pm_UMD_F_2, whole genome shotgun sequence, a single genomic window includes:
- the LOC135932754 gene encoding serine/threonine-protein kinase Nek1-like isoform X1 gives MSTASASLGAKTVSDQHSPALQHYQQQEQQKTSTATSYPSDPACGASQSNNMDKYEKVKKIGEGSFGKAILVKSKDDGHQYVIKEIGGISGMSSKQRQESRKEVAVLASMSHPNIVQYKESFEEGGCLYIVMDYCEGGDLSKKIKSQKGVLFSEEQILDWFVQICLALKHVHDRKILHRDIKSQCGMLEQRFIGS, from the exons ATGTCCACAGCATCGGCGTCATTGGGGGCGAAAACTG tctcagatcaacacagccctgccctccagcactatcagcagcaggagcagcagaaaacctcaacagcaacatcgtacccatcag ATCCAGCATGTGGAGCCAGTCAATCCAATAACATGGACAAGTACGAAAAGGTGAAGAAAATTGGGGAAGGTTCATTCGGAAAGGCTATCCTGGTCAAATCCAAAGATGATGGACACCAATATGTCATCAAGGAGATAGGAGGCATATCTGGA ATGTCCAGCAAACAGAGGCAGGAATCTCGAAAGGAAGTTGCTGTTCTTGCCAGCATGAGTCATCCAAACATCGTCCAGTATAAGGAATCTTTTGAAG aggGTGGCTGTCTGTACATTGTGATGGACTACTGCGAGGGTGGAGACCTATCCAAAAAGATCAAATCTCAGAAAGGGGTACTGTTCTCAGAAGAGCAA ATCCTAGATTGGTTTGTGCAGATCTGCCTAGCGCTCAAGCATGTACACGATCGAAAAATTCTCCACAGAGACATAAAATCACAG tgtggtatgttggagcagcggtttatcggcagctga
- the LOC135932754 gene encoding serine/threonine-protein kinase Nek1-like isoform X2, with the protein MSTASASLGAKTVSDQHSPALQHYQQQEQQKTSTATSYPSDPACGASQSNNMDKYEKVKKIGEGSFGKAILVKSKDDGHQYVIKEIGGISGMSSKQRQESRKEVAVLASMSHPNIVQYKESFEEGGCLYIVMDYCEGGDLSKKIKSQKGVLFSEEQILDWFVQICLALKHVHDRKILHRDIKSQTPQQRL; encoded by the exons ATGTCCACAGCATCGGCGTCATTGGGGGCGAAAACTG tctcagatcaacacagccctgccctccagcactatcagcagcaggagcagcagaaaacctcaacagcaacatcgtacccatcag ATCCAGCATGTGGAGCCAGTCAATCCAATAACATGGACAAGTACGAAAAGGTGAAGAAAATTGGGGAAGGTTCATTCGGAAAGGCTATCCTGGTCAAATCCAAAGATGATGGACACCAATATGTCATCAAGGAGATAGGAGGCATATCTGGA ATGTCCAGCAAACAGAGGCAGGAATCTCGAAAGGAAGTTGCTGTTCTTGCCAGCATGAGTCATCCAAACATCGTCCAGTATAAGGAATCTTTTGAAG aggGTGGCTGTCTGTACATTGTGATGGACTACTGCGAGGGTGGAGACCTATCCAAAAAGATCAAATCTCAGAAAGGGGTACTGTTCTCAGAAGAGCAA ATCCTAGATTGGTTTGTGCAGATCTGCCTAGCGCTCAAGCATGTACACGATCGAAAAATTCTCCACAGAGACATAAAATCACAG actccacaacaaagactttaa
- the LOC135932754 gene encoding serine/threonine-protein kinase Nek1-like isoform X3 translates to MSTASASLGAKTVSDQHSPALQHYQQQEQQKTSTATSYPSDPACGASQSNNMDKYEKVKKIGEGSFGKAILVKSKDDGHQYVIKEIGGISGMSSKQRQESRKEVAVLASMSHPNIVQYKESFEEGGCLYIVMDYCEGGDLSKKIKSQKGVLFSEEQIGLCRSA, encoded by the exons ATGTCCACAGCATCGGCGTCATTGGGGGCGAAAACTG tctcagatcaacacagccctgccctccagcactatcagcagcaggagcagcagaaaacctcaacagcaacatcgtacccatcag ATCCAGCATGTGGAGCCAGTCAATCCAATAACATGGACAAGTACGAAAAGGTGAAGAAAATTGGGGAAGGTTCATTCGGAAAGGCTATCCTGGTCAAATCCAAAGATGATGGACACCAATATGTCATCAAGGAGATAGGAGGCATATCTGGA ATGTCCAGCAAACAGAGGCAGGAATCTCGAAAGGAAGTTGCTGTTCTTGCCAGCATGAGTCATCCAAACATCGTCCAGTATAAGGAATCTTTTGAAG aggGTGGCTGTCTGTACATTGTGATGGACTACTGCGAGGGTGGAGACCTATCCAAAAAGATCAAATCTCAGAAAGGGGTACTGTTCTCAGAAGAGCAA ATTGGTTTGTGCAGATCTGCCTAG